The nucleotide sequence TGCGTGGAAAACTCATCTTCAAATTTATAGCCCGGGCCGCCGCAGCCGGTGCCGGTTGGATCTCCCGCCTGAGCCATAAATCCTGCTATTACCCGGTGGAAGATGATGCCGTCATAAAAGCCGTCCCGCGCCAGAAACACAAAGTTGTTGACCGTATTGGGAGCATCTTTAGCAAACAGGCTGAGAACGATGTCTCCCTTGTTGGTTTCAATGGTGGCGGTGTATTTCTTTTCCTGGTCTATGGTCATGGGTGGTGGAGCAGAATAGGTTTTCTTAGTCATGGTTAATTAGCCTTTCATTAATTATTAAGGGTTATCTTACCATAACTGGGGGAGGTGAAACATAACCCATCTGCTGTGCAATCCTTGAGAAGGGTGCTCCATTTTCTGTGTCCTCTTTGATGA is from Dehalococcoidales bacterium and encodes:
- a CDS encoding peptidylprolyl isomerase, whose translation is MTIDQEKKYTATIETNKGDIVLSLFAKDAPNTVNNFVFLARDGFYDGIIFHRVIAGFMAQAGDPTGTGCGGPGYKFEDEFSTHAHVAGALSMANAGPNTNGSQFFITYSPQPHLDNRHSVFGKMTSDMAILESIRQGDVINTITITITEE